From the Xylocopa sonorina isolate GNS202 chromosome 9, iyXylSono1_principal, whole genome shotgun sequence genome, the window AACGAGGGTGATCCGGGGAAGAGGCTGGGTTCTCCTAGATCCTCGTTCGATCAACGTCGATGATTCGTTTCCCTTTCAATTAATTCTTAAGCAGAAGAATCGCCTCACCCGTACCATCGTATGAAAGTAATTCTCGTAGAGGAGAAGGGGGTTAGGGGTGAAGTAGGATAGCTATCTTATCGAGGAAATTCGTTCGAGTGATTCACAGCGAGAGGGCCTCGGCGTGATCCAAAGTTAAGTCACTCTCTatctcttcctttctttctgtATATCTCAGTtcatctctgtctctctctttctctctctctctctctctctctctctctctctctctctctctctctctctctgcttctTCGTTGTCATTCCCATCGAGCCTAAACGTCCCACTTCCGGTTCGGCTATTCTGGCTTGGATCGATTGAAGAGACCGCCTCGTGTCAAAAACACTCGGCAGAAAGACGCCGGCTCGTCGATTCGAGTCGGATCCTCTCTGGCGGACTCATAAATTTCAGGACGGTCTCTAGCCCAAACTCCGGACTCTAGAAATGATTACAGAGTCGTATCTATTCGATTTACAGGGACTTTCCTTTTAAGTGGAAATTCGAACGTGTGAGGTTGCTCCCCTTGCTATCTTCATTCTCCATCTTCCACGTTTTTAATTGTCTCTCTTTTTAGATTTAGTTACTGAACTGGATTGTTACATTTCTATTACATTCGACTCCTCAGTTAAATTCTACGACTCTCCAAAATTATCTACTTCAACTTACACTCGATTTAGTTCCAGCATTAAGTGTTCCAGTTTTCACCTTCCATACTGGTTTCTTGGTATCTCCCATTTTCCTTTCTTTCAACTCAATTACTGAACTGTGTTCCTAAACTTCTGTTTCAATCtttttttaattcaattctCCAATTATATTCAACTACTTCCTGTTGCGATTATTTGCTGTTCCAAATCTTCGAACTCCTCGATTTCCACGTTCCGCTTTTTTTTTCACGTTGCCGCTATTTATTTCCCCGGGATCCACTCGATCCGCGCAGTTTATCCTGCAAGCGCCTTTACTCCCCGATTCGGGTTAATCCGGCTCGTTAGCGCGGCGGAGAATCGCGAGGAGTTAATAATTCCCGATGTATGCCGGCCCTGCCACTCGACCTGGAGTACGACGCTGTGATTGGACGGCATTTGAATGAATGCCATCCGGCATTCACACCTTTTTTCAGCCCCTTCCTTTCAACCACGACCCCGTCCACCCGTGAAACCACCCCGATGTACTCGAGGGTTACGGTAGTTGACACGCGAGCACCGTGAGCGTGTGTGCTCGCGCGCACTTTCCACGTCACGCACATACGAGACACCAGGACCGTCACAACATGCCCCCTTTAACCCCCTACCTAAATAAAATAATGGACAAACGATGCACAACAATTCGAACCCTACATTTCAGAGAATACATTTACTTTTGATTcgttttctttactttttacaAAATTAGGGGAGCAAAAAGTTATCTTTCTGCGATGCTTCTATTCTGGTGTTACTGTTttcgaataaaaaatattttatcatTCGCTTGGACATATCTATTGATTTTAATATAGAGAAAATATCGTGTTGAATTGAACATCAGTTTGCTCAAAATGTTCCTCTTTAATCCTAGCAGGTCTTTCACCAGAGACTATGAGTAATATCGATTATTTATTACGATACGAAGGTTTTATCCCCTCATCGGTGCTATTTCTACAAAAACCCACCTCTTCTGTATCGTTCGGATTCAGGACAGAATTGCGTCTATCGAAAATTAATCGTTGTCCGCCTCGAAAAGTGTGTCAAACATCTCAACTGATCGATTATGTCCATCGAGCACATCCATCCCCGATTGGTCCGTATTATCGTCCGTTCGACTATTCGAGGACCTACCAGCCACTAATAAGACGATTCTTCTGCGATatctgaaaaaaaaaagaattaaggttttaaacaaattttgataaattttatttttaatgttaCATTGTTAGATGAATGGAAAAAATGTCGGAGTTTATACATGGAGAAAGTATTTGCTTTTCGTGATTCGCAAAATGCAAGGTTGAGCCTTGCTCCAGAGTAAAATTAGCTACGCGAAAGTTTGCAGCTCCTTAAATTCATCAAGATTACAAGGTACTTGAGAAATCTCCAAGATTCCCAAGCACAGAAGTAATTGTAAACTTTATACGCAATTAAACTGCTCACGGATTTACCAGATTAGGAGCCTCTTTCGTCAGCTCTCAGTCGCCCTTCCCACAATTTTCATAAATTCTACGTTCTCAAAATACTCGAATACTATTAAATGCATTAATACAATTTTACCGTTCActtaacaaaaataaaaattttattaatGAATATTTAAATACATTCTTCCCAGAGTTCACGAttagaatataaatatatatttatcaaTTAAAATATCCCAAAGTAGAGTCGAAATAAAATCAACTCGTATCAATATTTTCATCGTGAAAGCAGAATATTTTGAAGCAACCCCCTTTTTGCGATGGAAACACCCGAATGAGTACGGCCTTGGTACGCATACGTCGATTCGGGCGGGCGTGCAGCATACATACGAATAACGAAGGCGACGACGATGCCGTcggcgaggacgaggacgaccgAGGACGCATTACACCCCCACCATCACGTACTACGAAATACTACGTTCTGTGATGCGGTGCAATTAAGCCAGCAACCTCCCACGTCCTACGTCCTCAACATCCCCCCTCCAGCGCTAGCAGACTTCGGACAAGCAGGGGCGCAAGTCCGTCTCTTCTTTTACCGCCCCTACCTCCACTGACGTTTATCCATTCGTTCATTCATCAGAAGCACACTTCTTTAACCGGCTCTCGCCGTTCAAATCGCGTAACCACGTCAATTTTACTGCGAGCCATACAGATTTTCTATTGGACGCtattaaaacaaaaaatatattacacGCTGAGTTACGTGAAATTTGTCTTTACGATGAATCTAGGATACGACTACACTGAGATTCCTATTACGAATGCTGGCGCTTGGGGTGAATTCGTATAACGAGCATTcctttatttatttatcgaaTATTTTTATAGCAAGTAAGGTAACATGGGAATTAAGATAAGTAGCGATGTTAATGATAAAAAGACGATTCATATTACTCGATAATAATCGCAAGTAGGTGCCATTTTGATAGTACTTACTACAGTATCCAATTCAAATTTTCCCGCGTTCCATGAGACATGACGTAACATGAAAACAAGCTATTCTCGAACGTTTATactgcatatatatatacaatttaCCCCATGTTTTTTCGTAGTACTTAAATACCTTCTTACATTCAGAAATTGATTGAATTGAGGTAATAAttaacgtagacattcgcaaaaaaTGATGAAGGTTAAAATATACTGACCGTCGACGTGCACCAGACTGCATGAAGTCTTGTATCCTTCGTTGCAACATTTCTATTGTCCAAGACTCATCTCTCCATTCTCCTGGACTCCAAACTTTCTTCATGATTCCAGTTTCTTCGATAAATTCTTCTTCCTCGAACGCATACGCGCTCCCAAACCTGTCGCGAACAGAAAATCACGTTCTCGTCACATCACACGACGCAATCGTCCTTACAAATTCGACACAGCGTTCGTTTCAATTTTCGCGCACTATCTACTTCGCGAATTATTCAGAAACTGCACAGCGTCATCTGCAAACGAGCGAGCAAACGACGCAGCGTCGCCACGCCATCTTTGCGACTGTCTTCGTCCAATTACTGAAGGTCGAGAAACATCGATGTTTACTGGTGACTTGAGTTGATATTCGACTATCGATTATCGATAGTTCAAATTGCACAGAAATTAGTTTATCGAAACAGAAATCCTTGGAATTAATTAGAAATAGCGTAGAACTTGATTACCATAATTCATTGTTCCAAGTACATTTTATCTATTGCATCAATTGGTTGAATATacataagaaaaaaataaatatcatCCAATTAGCGATTCTTTTTAACCTTACTTACTATGCATTCGCCATTACCTTCTCATCTCCTTTCGTTTTCTCTTTTCTAATATTCCAGATAAACGTTTCCTCGTATCTAAGGCCATTTCGATAGTTCATAATCGTTATTACTAAATACTTAACCAGAGAAGTTGTTGTCACGCGAATGCACATTACTCGTGATTAAAAAATTCTCGAAATAGTTAATCCATCAATAAAAAGGAACTTCGATAGTCTCCGAAAACTATCGATAATAATCGATACACCGTCGACGTTTCTCTACCACTACTCACAGGTAAATAATACTACCATGCAGTACATGCACGTGTGTTTGCGTGTTGCACCGATCGTTCGATTTTTGGCGCACAACTAGGTAATTCGCTAAGGTTATATTAAAGTAGTTACTAGAAAGAAACGTTGGGGCATAGAAAAGGTCGAGCAGCCTACAATCGTTTCACGTATTCCCAATGTTCATCGATGCCTTGGAATAATCGAAAGCCTTTCCAGTCTCAGCTGAAGCTGTCTCGTCTCCTCTTTACCAGTcatcttttttttcccctcgtCGCGTCGCTTTTATTTTTGTTACGCGCCTGCGATTCATTTTCGATGACAAACCTTCGAGCCTGTACTCGAAAATTCGGGAGTTGCGATGAAAAATTACGGTTTCCGTTTCCCCAGATCGTCTATCGCCGTCCTTCTCTCCCCTTGCTCGTCACTCTGTCGTCTCTCCCTCTCCTCGAGTATGTCCATCCTCGTCGCTCTCGTTGACTGGCTCATGTAACGGACCGTTTACGGTGATGGAAGTTTTTTGAATTTTCGAATTTGACGTTGCATCGTACGTACCTCACATTCTTAACGCACGTGTTGCCCGATCCCTAACCTCTGGCTTACGTAACGCGCACCACCGGCATCTGATATCCACGTCCAGGACGACGCTCCAGGTGTTTCCGTTTCAGACGAATCATGCCGTCCGACGCGAAGAAGAAACAGCAGCAAAAGAAGAAGGAGGCAGCTAAGGCTCGACAGTCAGGCAAGAAGCCGCCTCAGACTAATCAAAACAAAACTGCAGAGGATGGTAAGGAGTCCAGTCCGGGACTCGGAGCCATGCAGAATGGTACCAATGGGACACCAATCAGTGCTGAAGGTAGAATTGAAATTCTTAATAGTTTCAGGTTTGATAATGTGTAATGAACGATTTGAATTGTTTTCATCGCAGAGGCACTGTGCCTGAAATTGGAAGCTGACGCCAGATTAAATGCAGAGGCACGTTCGTGTACAGGATCGTTGGCTTCGCATCCGCGTAGTCGAGACATTAAGATATCTAACTTTTCTATCACTTTCCATGGCTGTGAACTGCTCCAAGATACTATGTTAGAGTTGAACTGCGGCAGACGCTATGGCTTGCTAGGACTGAATGGCTCTGGGAAGTCTACTCTGTTAGCTGTACTCGGAAATCGTGAAGTTCCTATTCCCAATCAGATCGATATCTTTCATTTGACCAGGGAAATGCCTGCTAGCAATAAAACAGCATTAGAGTGCGTGATGGAGGTAGACGAAGAGCGTGTGCGATTAGAGAAACTAGCTGAAGAGTTAGTGGAGTGCGAAGAGGAAGATGCTCAAGTATGTTTCTGTTTTTCATTCTTCTTTGTATATACACTTTTTAGGTCTATAGTTTTTTATACTAAAAGAATTTTTCCCAACTAGGAACAACTTATGGATGTATACGAAAGGTTGGAGGATATGGCTGCAGATACAGCAGAAGCTCGTGCTGCCCATATCCTACACGGTTTGGGTTTCACTGCCAAGATGCAGAAAACACCTACCAAAGACTTCTCTGGAGGTTGGCGAATGCGAATTGCTCTTGCTAGGTGTGTAAATTGTAATTTATCAAATCAGATTGAGAAAAGAAATATATTCAAAATCTTTTACAGAGCTTTGTATGTAAAACCTCATCTATTACTACTGGATGAGCCTACTAATCACTTAGATCTCGACGCCTGTGTGTGGTTGGAGGAAGAGTTGAAAACATACAAAAGAATTCTAGTTATCATTTCCCATTCGCAGGATTTCCTTAATGGCATTTGTACAAATATCATTCATGTCAATAAAAAACAGTTGAAATATTACACTGGTAATTACGAAGCCTTTGTAAAGACGAGGTAAGTTTGAAATGCAGTCAAACAGAACAGTCAAAATTTAAGAATCAAAACTGGTTGACTCAGAAGATGTTAATATGTACTTCTTTATGTTAGAATGGAATTGTTGGAAAATCAAGCGAAACAGTATAACTGGGAGCAGGATCAGATCGCTCACATGAAAAATTACATAGCGCGATTTGGTCACGGTTCTGCCAAGCTAGCAAGACAAGCACAATCGAAGGAGAAGACACTGGCGAAAATGGTAGCACAGGGTCTTACAGAGAAAGTGGTCAATGACAAAGTTTTGAATTTCTATTTCCCCTCTTGTGGAACTATTCCACCGCCTGTTATAATGGTTCAAAATGTTAGTTTCCGCTACAATGACGACTCGCCTTGGATTTACAAAAACCTAGAGTTCGGTATAGATTTGGATACCAGAATTGCTTTAGTTGGTCCAAACGGTGCTGGGAAAAGTACCCTTCTAAAATTACTATATGGAGATGTGAGTTTCAACTCTATCGTTATTTATGAGATTACAAAAAgtatagataataaaatattataatgtatTGTGCAATTACAGTTAGTTCCAACTAGTGGTATGATACGTAAGAACAGTCATCTTCGAATTGGAAGATACCACCAGCATCTGCACGAGTTATTAGATTTGGACATGTCGCCTTTGGATTATATGATGaaagcttttccagatgtcaaggaaagagaagaaatgaGAAAAATCATTGGTCGTTATGGACTAACCGGTCGTCAACAGGTATAACTGCTTATAAACAAATCACAAATGTGTTTACAGTCACAAATTTACAGTACGTTTTCTTATTAGCCTTACTCTTCTTTTTCTGGCTGTAATTATTTTAGGTATGCCCAATAAGACAATTGTCTGATGGCCAGCGTTGCAGAGTAGTGTTCGCGTGGTTGGCTTGGCAAGTGCCCCATCTATTACTGTTAGACGAACCGACCAATCACTTGGATATGGAAACAATTGATGCACTAGCTGATGCCATTAATGATTTTGATGGTGGGATGGTGCTCGTATCTCACGATTTCAGGTTAATAAACCAGGTATGTAATAACATTTAAAGGAAAGACACGTTATGCTCAATTTTAGTGTTTGATTGTTTCACACTATTGATTATATCTTTTTCTATTATTGTTAGGTGGCAGAAGAAATTTGGGTGTGTGAAAATGGTACAGTTACGAAATGGAGTGGAAATATTTTAGACTACAAAGAACACTTGAAGAGCAAAGTGCTTAGCGATAATCAGAAGAGACAAAAAGAAATGAACAGAAGCAAATAATGCAAATGATGTGTAATCTACTCTACTCGATTTTTCTTTCCAAGTatattttctctctttctctctttctcttcccctTTCTCTCGATTATAGTAACTTGCGTTTGCCTCCTCTTTTTCGAATATTACTGCGCGTCTAGCACTGACTTTACGCTGCTGTGTAGCGTCGATCAGTGATCGAGGATTTCTTagttaatttatttaaaagatGAACAGCGAATTACTCTGTGACATCCTACGTAAATTGATTTAAGGTGAAATTTTACCATTCTATTAGGTCATCCCATAATTAATGTTGCTTTAGGAATACAATTTCAACAAAACAATATTTTAATCATTGCTTGCAAAGATTGGTTCTTAATTTTAAATAATAGTCAGAATTACTCCAAAAATACTTTTTATAGTATGTGTCATGGAAGCGAATCTCACTTGAGACGTATTTTAATTTTTGGatattttatacattttatacaAAATGGAATTTATGAATTATAACATTTCATTAGATAAAGTGAAAAAAGACATTTATTTATGAGATGACTTAATATAATAACTTAGAGATCCGACATTATTAATGTATTGTGAGAAAAATATGATTGgacatatacatatacgtatatatatataagatatGTAcatctttatatatatatagatatatgtgCATCTATACACATACATAGATTATTACAGAGTATTACAATGAAATAAAACACATTTAAGTATTACAAAAATTCATCAGAATACTCTCGAATTCTTCTCTTTACGATTTAGCTTTATTATAAAGTCCTACTTAACTATAAAGTAATAATTTGATTCTcggtaaatataaaaatatatagatGTGTACAAACAgttataaatatatttactaCAATTGACAAAAACGACACATTTTTCGAGACATAGAATTTTTCATCTCAGGTATAAATTAAACACTCTCGATCTAAATAGTATTAATAATCATGGAAGACTTAAAGTCTGGCGCAATATCCATATCACATAAAGTATATCTCTGGTGTTCTTTAATCATGAAAAATGTTAGAATATATCTTACGATATTTTTTAATACGCTACGGAAATAATGTATGCATTTTTGTAAGCAACTATGATTACATGAAATGTAATAcactgaatattgacggtaaaAAAATACTCAATGTTACATTGTTTAGAGGTATTTGGACCTTGACATAATAAAACAAAAGTCAGAAAGACATAATATGGAACTTCTCACGTTATGCGTACGTACTTTAAATTTCATGTAGAATTTAACGAAGCCTAGCGCAAAATCCCAAAACCATCGGAAACAGAAATGATAAACATTGATGGTAATTCCCGTACATTAATCAAGAAACGATATGCAATTCAAGATCAAACTGGTGTCGAAGCTGGAACAGAACAAGCGACTTCCTGTGCCAATGCCGCATTCCTCAAGATCGACAGATGCGAATCCATATCGCTCAACGCTTGATCAATGAATGCTAACTTTCTAGCGTGACTCTTTGACACCCCGTGTTTTGTTACTAATGCTAAATGCGTAACAGCCAATACCAATGCTGCTACTCTGGCTTCCAACAGCCTTGCATCCAATGGCGGATACAAGCTTCTGACAACGTCATCAACACGAGGTGGAATACGTCTAGCTACCTGATGGATATAAGTTATTTTTCAGGCAAAAGTTGTGTGATTTCGCAAGAGATGCATATGTTGCTTTTTAATGAAACATCCTATGTATCACTTACATCCACTATTTCCAATGGAACAGTATTACTGTTCACTGTGCCTGCAATAGCAGTGAGACTGGAAGCCAAAGCATGGCAAGACCTTAACACAGCAATGCACAACGGTGCTAAACCAGTAGCATCATCGACCCATCTGCATTAAGTCCGCAAAATTAGATAAACGAAGACTTAAGACAAGCTATCACCTCTACTTATGTTATcaaaaacattatacctctCTGCACCAGCTAACCATTCCTCACTTTCCCAAGCATCTAAGCCTAAGCCAGAGAAATTTTCACCCTCTAACAAATCCGAGCTTAGATCCGGAGAATCTTTTTGATTCTGAAACGTAATAACAGAAATCTTGCAGCCAAGTTTCATAATTCAAGGCGAACAAAGAGTTTACGACTTACATAGTAACATCTCTGTCTTTTGCAAATAACGAGTAATACTAAAAGTGCGCCAAGGAAAACAGCAGCAAGAGCACCAAGTGCTACGGCCACCACTGTTTCCATTCCTGTGGCACCAGTCGTGGGACCAGCGTTACTTATGGACACCGGAGAACTCATCCTTAAGATGAGTTTGACAATACAACGAATTCACTCAAATGAATCTTTGGATCAGCTGAATCTTTCCAAACAGTTCATGAATGCTGATTGAACAACTTTTTCTTAAGACCAAAGTGTCAACACAACAGCGTCGAGTTTCCCGGTAATGGTCGGTGGGAGGCGGAGACTGTTACGAATCTTAAGCTCCATTCATCAACGAATAATTTCCCGGTTGTATATACTAATGTTATGTAATTCAAAGGTTATATTAACAGGTGGTTTTCTAGCGATCGTTACCTATATGTACTTGATAAAGTACCAAGTTAATATAATCGAAGTTCTTTAAAAAATAGCCATATTCTTTCCTTCAATTGTGAATTCGTAAGAAATTATTTCGTTTAAACGATTAACAAACAtcgttattataaatattttctCAGTTGCGTAATTCCAAGTTACATGTATATATGGAATGTAGTACATGGAAAATTTGAAGTTTTCAATTCATGTTTCTGTAcctatttttataaatattagtGCGTCTAGGgaattcaattaaatgtaaacacTATGAACGAATGCTAAAACTGTCTCGTTAAATTTACAATTTCTTAGCGGTACAGTTTAGCGTTCACGTAAATGTGCTTTTATATTTGTATGAAAAATATAGTGGTTACATAACTTTGAGAGCAATTTGTCAAAAAAGTGTTTACTTTTTTTGACGATCGAAAAACAATGTTGTAATAGCACGTTGCAGAGTAAACATTAAAATTGTTATGTAATAGTGACATTAATAACATCGATATCTCCGGATAATTAACAATCGACGTAACATCGATATCTCAGAATCGAGTTTGGTAGTACTGTCGTAAAATAAAATAGTTTAGTGCATTTCATAGTCATATGTTTTCTGTCATGAACGAGTTTCTGTCAAATTTAGTGTCACTGGTGAATATTCTTTAAGCGAAAAGACAAAGTTCGCCGCAAACAATCCTCGATTCCACGACGCATCATTTCCTGCATAGATCTGCATTTACGGTAGTGAAGTTCGAAGGGAATGTAACCTAACTTTTTAAATCGTCCACGAATTCACCTTTACCCTCGAGTAACTGGAAACAATAACGCATTTTACTGTGCAACCATTAAGTAGAACGCGTCCCGACACTTGGTAAATTGACGTCTCGAAGAGTCACGCGAAACTCGCGCGATTTTTCTGTAAGGAATCTCATAAACAAGAAGTTCACTGTAGTTGTAGAGTTCATACAAAGAACTATTCGCAAAAGAATAGTTGTCTTACAGGGGAGAAGACTTTAGAAAGCGCAACAAAAGATTAAGCGATagataattagaaaaatatttacgAAACATCTTTCGTACACTTAGTAATTGACATGAATAGAATAACAAATAGTGCGACTGCGAGACTGAAGCAAGATTACATGCGTCTTAAGAAGGATCCTATACCATACGTAGTTGCGGAACCAGTTCCTTCGAATATATTAGAATGGTAAATGTTGTGAACATCTTCATAATTTTGTAGATTCGGTTGGAACTAATATTTCTGCGGAAGTAATGATACGCATTTATAGACACCATATAATCTTTTTATAGGCATTACGTAGTCAAAGGTCCAGAAAAAACTCCCTATGAAGGAGGATTCTATCATGGAAAACTTATATTTCCACGGGAATTTCCATTCCAGCCTCCTAGCATTTATATGACTACTCCGAATGGCCGATTTAAAGTGAACACAAGACTGTGTTTATCCATTTCTGATTTTCACCCTGACACATGGAATCCAGCGTGGAGTGTATCTACTATCCTTACAGGATTGCTTAGTTTTATGGTATGTAATTAATTTGAATTACATTGAATCTCGTTGTCCGATACTAATAGCTTTTCTAACAGATTGAAAATAGTCCTACCATGGGTAGCATCAACACATCTGATTACGAGAAGAAACAGTTCGCCACACAAAGTTTGGAATATAATTTAAAGGACAAAATGTTCTGCGAACTTTTTCCAGAAACTGTCGAGGTACAATCAAATTATTCAAAACAATACATTGGGTACTTGTAACATAATACAACGTAAAAAAAACATCTGTCTCACAGATAATAAAGGCCGAATTGGAACACAGGAAAGAACTAGAAAAACAGGCGAGGCATCAATCGGCAGCATCCGAAGTTTCGTCTTTGTTGCGCGACCAGTTGCAAAGGGATCAAAGTCCATTGTACAGTGCGCTTGCCAATATCATCGTCATTATAGGTTTCGCGGCATTTGCTTATACAGTGAAATACGTATTGTGGAGCGTTGCCATGGAATAAGTGAAAAAATGAGAAACGAATGGTCAGCGTTCGTTTCAATGCTTTTTAGGTGGAATAAAAGATAACGGAAGAAAGTTGTGATAACGACGCGTGCAGATCTTGGAAAAAGGTGTTAAAAACTCGATCTAGGACTTTGTCTGTCCATACTTGTCGAATCTACGTGGTACTATTCAACCTCTTGGTTTTCGAGTACGCTGATAATACCGTGGACGTTCGATAGATTTTTATATCAAAGTTACCTTGTAAAATACAAGTTGTACTATATATTTGCAAATTTTAAACGTGATAACCGCGAGTCGAGGGTATAGCAACTCAGTAACGAGTTATTTCTTACCCACGAACGTTTATCGTCAGAAGCAGAGTATCAATAAGTTTTTTAACCAGTTGTAAAAGAGTTTAACGTTGTTAATTGATACAGGTCATCATTTCGGATTATGACGCTATTGGCTTTCAATCGAGTTCTGTTACGCGAATTTCCAAAGCATAGTTCTACAGGATGAACTATAATATTTAGCAATTATTTGTgaaattatacatatatataaagagagagagagagagagagagagagagagagagagagagagagagagagagaaagcgagagagagagagagagagagtgcatGAGAGAGTGAAAACAATAGAGTAATACGAAATAGAATCGTAGGGGCTTCCCAAAACTATGATCAACTCGCTAAAAGTCACAATTTTACTACAGCTTTCGTATACTTGTTTTCCAGTTTCTTTCTGATATCCGTATGACAAACTTTGTACGATCATTTTCTAACAGAAAGGCGAAACTTCCTCAATTTTGAATATCTATGATTGTAGCATGCCTCTGCGATGTGCCAATAAGAAATTATGCCGAAATTTCCAACAGAATCGGATTAAGCTTGGTAGAGAGTAGATCGTATCTCGAATGAAATTGTGTCGATTTTGTAAATACGTGTAGTAGAATAGTAAGACGTATGTAATGTCGGTGAAAAACACAAACTTAccttaaaagaagaaaaacataGGAATTTCGCAGGTCAGTGTCAGTATTCGTCGTTCAATTTGGCCCGATTGAAAAGTAACACCAGCGAAAGTTCGTTCGAAATTCGTTTCTCCCCTTGTATGTTTGTATATGTTGCGTGTTCTCAGCTTGGTCGAAAGTTT encodes:
- the LOC143427448 gene encoding ATP-binding cassette sub-family F member 2 gives rise to the protein MPSDAKKKQQQKKKEAAKARQSGKKPPQTNQNKTAEDGKESSPGLGAMQNGTNGTPISAEEALCLKLEADARLNAEARSCTGSLASHPRSRDIKISNFSITFHGCELLQDTMLELNCGRRYGLLGLNGSGKSTLLAVLGNREVPIPNQIDIFHLTREMPASNKTALECVMEVDEERVRLEKLAEELVECEEEDAQEQLMDVYERLEDMAADTAEARAAHILHGLGFTAKMQKTPTKDFSGGWRMRIALARALYVKPHLLLLDEPTNHLDLDACVWLEEELKTYKRILVIISHSQDFLNGICTNIIHVNKKQLKYYTGNYEAFVKTRMELLENQAKQYNWEQDQIAHMKNYIARFGHGSAKLARQAQSKEKTLAKMVAQGLTEKVVNDKVLNFYFPSCGTIPPPVIMVQNVSFRYNDDSPWIYKNLEFGIDLDTRIALVGPNGAGKSTLLKLLYGDLVPTSGMIRKNSHLRIGRYHQHLHELLDLDMSPLDYMMKAFPDVKEREEMRKIIGRYGLTGRQQVCPIRQLSDGQRCRVVFAWLAWQVPHLLLLDEPTNHLDMETIDALADAINDFDGGMVLVSHDFRLINQVAEEIWVCENGTVTKWSGNILDYKEHLKSKVLSDNQKRQKEMNRSK
- the Tmem98 gene encoding transmembrane protein 98; translated protein: MSSPVSISNAGPTTGATGMETVVAVALGALAAVFLGALLVLLVICKRQRCYYNQKDSPDLSSDLLEGENFSGLGLDAWESEEWLAGAERWVDDATGLAPLCIAVLRSCHALASSLTAIAGTVNSNTVPLEIVDVARRIPPRVDDVVRSLYPPLDARLLEARVAALVLAVTHLALVTKHGVSKSHARKLAFIDQALSDMDSHLSILRNAALAQEVACSVPASTPV
- the LOC143427449 gene encoding ubiquitin-conjugating enzyme E2 J2, which codes for MNRITNSATARLKQDYMRLKKDPIPYVVAEPVPSNILEWHYVVKGPEKTPYEGGFYHGKLIFPREFPFQPPSIYMTTPNGRFKVNTRLCLSISDFHPDTWNPAWSVSTILTGLLSFMIENSPTMGSINTSDYEKKQFATQSLEYNLKDKMFCELFPETVEIIKAELEHRKELEKQARHQSAASEVSSLLRDQLQRDQSPLYSALANIIVIIGFAAFAYTVKYVLWSVAME